The Gammaproteobacteria bacterium genome contains the following window.
ATCGCGCAGGGTGATAATGAAACGATTGCCGCGCAGACCGCCACGGCGCAGCTTGCGGCGGCCGCGAGTGGCATTGAGTACGCGCCAGCCGTTTTCAGTCCATTGCTTGCATTCTTCTGGATCAACATTTTTGAGATGCAACGTGAACCATTGGCGAGTGATCGCGTGGCGGTCCTTGAGTCCGGCGTAGCTGACATCATTTATCCGCACCTTGGCGACTTGTGCCAGGCGCTTGGCAAGTTGCTCGGTGTTGAGGCCGCTTTTTTCGATCCACAGCCAAATATGTTCGCCCTCGCCCTCTGGCTCGAAGCCTAACTCTTCTTCGACAATGAAGTCTTCGGGGGATTGACGCATTACGCCAGTGGCGATGGGTTGGCCGTAAGCATAGGCAAGATTCATTGGAGTTTTTACCTGCAGATTGATATCGGATTATGTAGGATGCGGTGACGAAGGAACCGCATCGTGCCCAAAGCGCTTCGCGGGGCAGGCTCTTCGCGATTGATGCGGTTCGCCATGCTCACCACATCCTACAACTTCTATTTTGTAATCAGCACCACAGAATGCGCTGCAATGCCTTCTTTACGTCCGGCAAAACCCATGCCTTCGGTAGTCGTCGCTTTGACGTTAACCTCTTCACTGGTTACACCAAGATCGGCCGCGATGTTGTCGCGCATTTGTTGAATATAGGGTTTGAGTTTGGGTGTCTGGGCAATAATGGTGAGGTCGGCGTTCACGACGCGATAGCCACGTGCTTGCAACAGCTTCATCACATGACGCAGCAAAATTCGACTATCGATGTCTTTGTAATCGGCGCTGGTGTCGGGAAAGTGGCCGCCGATATCGCCCATGGCGGCGGCACCGAGCAATGCATCGCACAGCGCATGCAACACCACGTCACCATCGGAATGCGCGGCCATGCCTTGATCGTAAGGAATAGTGGCGCCCCCCAGCACCAAGCGTCGGCCTGGTGCGAAACGATGGGCGTCGTAACCGTGTCCTACTCTCATGCGTTGCGCTCCTGTTGTTCGAGATACATCTGCGCCAGAGCCAAGTCTTCCGGGCGGGTAATTTTGATATTGTCGGGATGACCTTCCACCATCATCGGCATATACCCTGCCGCTTCCATCGCTGCTGCTTCATCGGTGATGTGCAAGCCGCGGCTGGCAGCCTGTCGCAGTGCATCACGCAACACCGCAAGACGAAACATTTGCGGCGTGAGTGCCCGCCATAAATGTTCGC
Protein-coding sequences here:
- the ispF gene encoding 2-C-methyl-D-erythritol 2,4-cyclodiphosphate synthase, with translation MRVGHGYDAHRFAPGRRLVLGGATIPYDQGMAAHSDGDVVLHALCDALLGAAAMGDIGGHFPDTSADYKDIDSRILLRHVMKLLQARGYRVVNADLTIIAQTPKLKPYIQQMRDNIAADLGVTSEEVNVKATTTEGMGFAGRKEGIAAHSVVLITK